CCCCACGACAGCGCCGGCGCCCTCCCCCGTTCCCGCCCCCGCGAAGCTCACGTCCAACTCCGCAGGCGAGGGAACCCCGTCATGAACCAGCAGGTCGCCAACCGGCTCAACTCCATCGCGGTGTCCGCCTACAAGTTCATGGGCTCGGTGCTGCTGGCGCTGATCCTCCTGGGCCTGATGTCGTTCCTCGCGGTGCAGGGCTTCTTCCTGGCGAGCAACAGCTGGGCGGCGCCCACCATCCTGTCGCCCACCGACCCCAACGTGCTGGCGCTCAACGCGCAGGCGGCGCAGCAGGAGTCGGAGCGGGACGGGCTGATGGCCCGGCGGCGCGAGGCGCAGGACAAGCTCCTGGAGGCCGAGCGGACCGTGGCCTCGGAGCGGTCCTTCCAGCAGCGCTTCGTGGTGGCGCTCAAGGGCGAGAAGCGCGCCCGGGACCGGCTGGCGAAGCGGCTGTCCGCGCTGCGCCAGGAGTACCTGCGCACGGGCGAGGAGATCGCCGAGTCCAACCGCGCGTTCAGCGGCCTGGCCCGCACGCGGACCCACGCGCTCTACGGCGCGAAACTGATGGAGCGCGAGGACGTGCTCACCACCAACCACCACCTGGCGCAGATGGCACAGAGCAACCTGTCCCTGGCGCAGGAGACGGTGGACCTGGACATGCGCCTGGACATGCTCCGGCGCGAGAGCGAAGGCCTCACCGCGGCGGAGAACGGCCTGGGCCGCGACGCCGCCGCCGAGGGTCTGACGACGGACACGCTGCTCCTGGAGCGTGAATACACGCAGTCGGTCCTGGTGCTGGCCCGGGCGGACGCGCAGCGCAAGAGCCTGGAGGCGGACGTGCGCGCGCTGGACGACCGCATCCGCCGCTTCGACGACCTGCTCCAGGTGGTGCACGCCTCGCCGTACCTGAAGGCGCTGGAGCAGAACCTCACCGTGGCCTTCGTGCCCTACGAGAACCTGCCCAACGCCCGGGCCGGGACCCCGCTCTACACCTGCGCGCTCAAGATCTTCTGGTGCCGCGAGGTGGGCGTGGTGGGGCCGGTGCTGGAGGGCGAGATCTCCCAGCAGCACCCCATCCGCCAGTACCACTTGCGAGGCGTGATGGTGGAACTCCAGCTTCGGGATGCGCCGAGCGCGCGCGAGCCGCTGCTCCATCTGGGCCATCCCCCGCTGATGCTGTGAACCCCGTCGTGAAATCGGAAAGGAAGCGGAGGATGCGGACGAGCCTCGCGAGGGGAGCCCTGCTGGGGCTCGGGTTGTGGGCGGGCATGGCACCGGCGGAGGAAGAAGCGGGGACGGTGCGGGCCCGGGGAGACCTCGCGAAGGGCTACTGCGAACGCGTGCGCGGCACAGCGAAGGCGGAGGCCGTGCTGGAGCTGGCGCCGGAGGTGTTCGGCAGCGTGGGCGCGGTGAACGCGGGCGATGCGATGAGTGGCTCGGACGACACGCCCCTGGGCTCTCCCAAGCTGCGCGTCACCGCGGGGCTGGGCTACGACTTCGTGGGCCTCTACCGGGGCCGCACGCTGCGCTCGCGCGCGGAGGCCGAGTGTCGTCGCTACCAGGCGCTCGCCGCGCTCCAGAGCGCCGTGGAGCAGGGCCCGCGGCTGGGAGAGGCGGCGGCGCTGGACGCACGCGCCCGGGCGCTGGCCACCTCCCTGCCCCGCGCGGAGGAGCTGGTGGCCCAGCTGCGCGACGACCTGCGCGACGGCGGCGCGACGCTGGAGGAGCTCAACGCGGTGCAGGTGCGGCTGGATCACCTGCGCTCGCTCGCGCGCGACACCGCCCAGGCCCGCGAACGGCTGGCGCTCGAACCCGCGTTGCCGGAAGGACAGACCCTGAGCGCGCTGCTCAGCGCCTTCGAGGCCGCGGATGATCAGGTGGAGGTCCTGTCCGGCGGCCTGCGCACGTCGGGCGCGTGGCGACTGAGCGTGCGCGGCGGCTACGACGAGGTCTTCGACGTGGACCAGAGCACGCCCCTCTTCGGCCAGCTCACGCTGGGCTACAACCTGGGCCAGCTGTGGCAGGGCCGGGCCAATGCTCAAGCCCGCGAGGGCCGCCGCCTGGAGTCGCGCGACGCGGTGGACGGAGCGCCCCGGCGGGTGCGCCAGCTGTTGGGCGAACTGCGCATCACCGAGCAGAGCGAGCAGCAGCGGCTGGGCGAGGTGTCCGCGCTGGTGTCGGACCTCCAGGGCCAGCTGCGCGAGGTGGAGCAATTGCAGACGCGGCAGGTGCGCCGCTTCCGGGACTATCTGCTGCTGGAGCTGGCGCGGCTCCAGGCGGAGCAGGCCTACCTGGGCGCGCACCTGGAGACCCTCCGCACGCTCCTGGGAGGAACGGGCCCATGAGCGATGCACGACAACGGCGGTGGGTGGCGCTCGGAACGTCGGGTGTGTTGATGCTGTGGGCGGGCGGACTGCTCCTGAGCCACGGCGCCTGCAACAGCGCGAGGAAGCCCATGGACTCTCCCGCATCCTCCAGCAAGCGCGCGCTGCGCTCGGACCCGCCACCCACGAAGAACGGACTGGCCCCCGTCACGCGGCGGCAGCTGCACGTCACCGAAGGCCAGGTCGTGAACCTCCAGGAGGAGGACGAACAGGACGGGACGCGGTTCGCCATCGAAGGGCCTCGCCAGCGCGCTGTCGTCCCGGAGACGACGGGAGACGAGGCGGAGCTGCGCTTCACGTGGCTGGGCGCCACCAGCGAGGTGATTCCGCTGGCGTCGGGCCGGCAGCGCGAACAGGTGGGCCTCAAGCTGCGCGCCCGCGACGGCTGCAACCTCATCTACGCCATGTGGCGCATCGCGCCCTCCGCGGGCATCGTGGTCCAGTTCAAGTCCAACCCGGACGACCACGAGAGCAGCGCGTGCGGCAACGCGGGCTACACCACCGTGCGTCCGCGCTTCATGGAGCCGCTGGACAGACTGTCCCCCGGTGAGTCCCACGTGCTGCGTGCCCGCATCGACGCGAACGTGCTGACCGTGTACGCGGACGGCCTGCGCGTCTGGGAGGGATTGCTGCCCCCCGACGCGCTCCGCCTGGAAGGTCCCGTGGGGATGCGCACGGACAACGCACGCGTGCGCTTCGAGCTGCTCGTGCCCCAGGCGGCCGGCCCCACGTCGCACCTCTGAGGCGGCCGTCCGGAACCGGCCCGACGGGGCGAATGCCTGGGGGGCCCCCCTTGCATGGAAGATCCGGGCGTGGGTTGCTTGAGGCACGATGCCCGACCGCGACCCGCTGGCTTCGACGTATCGTCCACCGCAGGGACTGGAGGCGTTGGAAGACGCCCTCCGCCGCGACCTGGACATCCTGTCGTACCCCGCCCGCAGCTGGGTGCCACCGCGCTCCACGCCAGACGGACGTCCCATCCTGGACGTGCTCATCGTGGGCGGAGGCCAGAGCGGGCTGGGCGCCGCGTTCGGGCTGATGCGCGAGCGCGTGACGAACGTGCTCGTGCTGGACGATGGGAAGGACGGCTTCCACGGGCCCTGGAAGACGTTCGCGCGGATGATCACCCTGCGCACGCCCAAGTACCTCACCGGTCCGGACTACAACATCCCCAACCTCTCCTTCCGCGCCTGGTACGAGGCGCAGCACGGCGTGGAGGGCTTCCAGCAGGTGGCCCTCATCCCGAAGGAGCTGTGGGCGGACTACCTCCTCTGGTACCGGCGCGTGCTGGGCATCCCGGTGAAGTGCGGCACCAAGGCGGGCGCGCTGAGCTGGCGCAAGGACCTGGACTGCTTCGAGGTCCCCGCCGCGCACAACGGCGAGACGGAGTTCCTCCTCGCGCGCAAGGTGGTGCTGGCCACCGGCATCGACGGCTCCGGCCGCTGGGAGGCGCCGCCAGAGGTGCAGCCGCTGCCGCGCGCGCTGTGGGCGCACACGCATGACCCCATCGACTTCGCCGCGCTGAAGGGCAAGCGCGTGGGCGTGCTGGGCGCGGGGGCCTCCGCGTTCGACAACGCCTCCGTGGCGCTGGAGTCGGGCGTGGGACAGGTGGACCTGTTCTACCGCCGCAAGAAGCTTCCCAACGTGAACCCCTACCGCTGGGCGGAGTTCGCGGGCTTCCTGCGCCACCACGGCGACCTGCCGGACGCGCAGCGCTGGCGCTTCATCCGGCAGATCATCGACATGGGCCAGCTGCCGCCGCGTGACACCTTCGAGCGCGCCCGCCGCCACCCGCACTTCCACCTGCACGCGGAGAGCCCCTGGGTGGAGGTGAAGGCGCAGGACGGCATGGCCGTGGTGCGCACGCCGCACGCGACGCACGCGTTCGACTTCCTCATCATCGCGTCCGGCTTCACCACGGACCTGTCGCTGCGGCCGGAGCTTCAGGAGCTGCACCCGCACATCGCGCTGTGGAAGGATCGCTTCACGCCGCAGGAGAACGAACGGCACGCGGACCTGCTGCGCCACCCGTACCTGGGCCCCTCCTTCGAGTTCCAGGAGAAGCAGCCCGGCACCGCGCCGTGGATTGGCGGCGTGTTCAACTACACCTTCGGGTGCCTGCTCTCGTTGGGCTTCGGCGGTGCCAGCATCTCCGGCATGAAGTACAGCCTGCCCCGCCTGGTGGGCGGCATCACCAAACAGCTCTACCTGGATGACAGCGAGCGCCACTTCCGCGCGCTCGCGGATTACGCAACGACGGAGTTCGAGACGTGAGTGCTTCGGGTGTGACGGTGTTTCGCGGCGAGCGCGTGGTGACCCCCGAAGGCACGCGCGCCGCGGCGGTGGTGGTGCGTGACGGGCGCATCGAAGGCATCCACGCGACGGTGGACGTGCCCAGGGACGCGCAGGTGGTGGAGCTGGGCCGGGACGCGCTCCTGCCCGGCATCGTGGACAGCCACGCGCACATCAACGAGCCCGGCCGCACGGACTGGGAGGGCTTCGCCACGGCGACGGCCGCGGCGGCGGCGGGCGGCATCACCACCGTGGTGGACATGCCGCTCAACTCCATCCCCGCCACCACGTCCCTGGCCGCGCTGCGCACCAAGGCGGAGGCCGCGTCCGGCCAGTGCGCCATCGACTATGGCCTGTGGGGCGGCGTCATCCCCGGCAACGCCCACGAGCTCCAGGCGATGGTCGACGCGGGCGCGCCGGGCTTCAAGTGCTTCCTCGTGCACTCGGGCGTGGACGAGTTCCCCGCCGCCACGCGCGAGGTGCTGGACGCAGCCATGCCCATCCTCGCCAAGGCGGGCGTGCCGCTGCTGGTCCACGCGGAGCTGACGGACCATGAGCCGCCGTTCGCGGGCGACGTGCGCGCCTACGCCAGCTACCTCGCGTCCCGTCCGGCCGCGTGGGAGGTGGACGCCATCCGGATGATGATCGACCTGTGCCGCAAGCACCGCGGCCCGGTGCACATCGTCCACCTGTCCGCGGCGGACGCGCTGGACGACATCGCGAAGGCGAAGGCGGAAGGGCTGCCCTTCACGGTGGAGACGTGCCCGCACTACCTCACCTTCACCGCGGAGGAGATTGAAGCCGGCGCCACGCATTTCAAGTGCGCCCCGCCCATCCGCGAGGCGGCCAACCGCGAGCGGCTGTGGGACGCGGTGAAGAGCGGCCTCATCGACCTGGTGGTGTCGGACCACTCGCCCTGTACGCCCGCGCTCAAGAAGCTGGAGGCCGGGGACTTCTCCGGCGCGTGGGGCGGCATCGCCGGCTTGCAGCTCAGCGTGTCCGCGGTGTGGACGGGCATGCGCGCGCACGGCCTGGGCCTGGACGCGCTGGTGGACCGCATGGCGCACCGCACCGCGAAGCTGGCCGGATTGTCGGGGCGCAAAGGAGCCATCCGGCCGGGGCTGGACGCGGACTTCGTCGTCTTCGCCCCGGAGGCGCGCTTCAAGGTGGCGCCGGAGGACATCCGCCACCGGCACCGGCTGACGCCCTACGCGGGGCGCGAGCTGGAAGGCCGGGTGATGAGGACATACCTGCGCGGCCAGCGTATCTTCGACGCCACCGAGGGACTGACGGGCCCGCGCATCGGCCAGTGGCTGCCGCGCGGATAAGCCCCGGCGGTCCGGGAGAGGAAACCGATGCAAGCCGAAGCACCCGGGGCGATGCACGTCGCCTTCGCTGACTTGATTGACCTCGCCGCACGCAAGGTGGGCGGCAAGGCCCTGCTGGCCAACGACGAGTTCTTCGCGCCCAAGGAGTCGATGCTGGAGCCCGGGCGCGGCGTCTTCATCGCGGACAAGTACACGGAGCGCGGCAAGTGGATGGACGGCTGGGAGACGCGCCGCAAGCGCGTGCCCGGCTATGACTGGTGCATCGTGAAGCTGGGCCTGCCCGGCGCCATCCACGGCATCGACGTGGACACCAACCACTTCCTCGGCAACTTCCCCGAGTACGCCTCCCTGGACGCGTGCGAGGTGGACGGAGACCCGTCGCCGGAGTCGCTGGCGGAGGACGTGTCGCGCTGGACGGAGCTGGTCCCCAAGCAGCGCCTGCGCGGCGGTTCGCGCAACCTCTTCGCGGTGGCGAACGAGCGGCGCTTCACGCACGTGCGCCTCAACATCTACCCGGACGGCGGCGTCGCGCGCCTGCGCGTGCACGGGCAGGTGCTGCCGGACTGGCACGCGCTCAAGAAGGCGGGGCTCGTGGACCTGGCGGCGGCGGCCAACGGCGGCTCCGTCGTCACGTGCAACGATCAGTTCTTCGGCACGAAGGACAACCTCATCTTCCCGGGCCGCGCGGCGAACATGGGCGAGGGCTGGGAGACGCGCCGCAAGCGCGTGCCGGGCTTCGACTGGATCGTCGTGAAGCTGGCCACGGCGGGCACGCTGCGCCGCGCGGAGGTGGACACCCACTTCTTCAAGGGCAACTTCCCGGACCGCTGCTCGCTGGAGGGCATCCACCTGGAGGAGCCGCTGCTGGACTTCGCCAAC
This DNA window, taken from Corallococcus coralloides DSM 2259, encodes the following:
- a CDS encoding NAD(P)-binding domain-containing protein, encoding MPDRDPLASTYRPPQGLEALEDALRRDLDILSYPARSWVPPRSTPDGRPILDVLIVGGGQSGLGAAFGLMRERVTNVLVLDDGKDGFHGPWKTFARMITLRTPKYLTGPDYNIPNLSFRAWYEAQHGVEGFQQVALIPKELWADYLLWYRRVLGIPVKCGTKAGALSWRKDLDCFEVPAAHNGETEFLLARKVVLATGIDGSGRWEAPPEVQPLPRALWAHTHDPIDFAALKGKRVGVLGAGASAFDNASVALESGVGQVDLFYRRKKLPNVNPYRWAEFAGFLRHHGDLPDAQRWRFIRQIIDMGQLPPRDTFERARRHPHFHLHAESPWVEVKAQDGMAVVRTPHATHAFDFLIIASGFTTDLSLRPELQELHPHIALWKDRFTPQENERHADLLRHPYLGPSFEFQEKQPGTAPWIGGVFNYTFGCLLSLGFGGASISGMKYSLPRLVGGITKQLYLDDSERHFRALADYATTEFET
- the allB gene encoding allantoinase AllB, which produces MSASGVTVFRGERVVTPEGTRAAAVVVRDGRIEGIHATVDVPRDAQVVELGRDALLPGIVDSHAHINEPGRTDWEGFATATAAAAAGGITTVVDMPLNSIPATTSLAALRTKAEAASGQCAIDYGLWGGVIPGNAHELQAMVDAGAPGFKCFLVHSGVDEFPAATREVLDAAMPILAKAGVPLLVHAELTDHEPPFAGDVRAYASYLASRPAAWEVDAIRMMIDLCRKHRGPVHIVHLSAADALDDIAKAKAEGLPFTVETCPHYLTFTAEEIEAGATHFKCAPPIREAANRERLWDAVKSGLIDLVVSDHSPCTPALKKLEAGDFSGAWGGIAGLQLSVSAVWTGMRAHGLGLDALVDRMAHRTAKLAGLSGRKGAIRPGLDADFVVFAPEARFKVAPEDIRHRHRLTPYAGRELEGRVMRTYLRGQRIFDATEGLTGPRIGQWLPRG
- the alc gene encoding allantoicase; amino-acid sequence: MQAEAPGAMHVAFADLIDLAARKVGGKALLANDEFFAPKESMLEPGRGVFIADKYTERGKWMDGWETRRKRVPGYDWCIVKLGLPGAIHGIDVDTNHFLGNFPEYASLDACEVDGDPSPESLAEDVSRWTELVPKQRLRGGSRNLFAVANERRFTHVRLNIYPDGGVARLRVHGQVLPDWHALKKAGLVDLAAAANGGSVVTCNDQFFGTKDNLIFPGRAANMGEGWETRRKRVPGFDWIVVKLATAGTLRRAEVDTHFFKGNFPDRCSLEGIHLEEPLLDFANATHLQWKELLPQSKLQADHCHVFEKELKDVGPITHVRLNIFPDGGVSRLRLFGEPA